A genomic stretch from Natronomonas gomsonensis includes:
- the purM gene encoding phosphoribosylformylglycinamidine cyclo-ligase, with the protein MTDENDEGLTYADTGVDIDASEAATAALIGAVGEFEGDYAGLVDIGDRYLALATDGVGTKLLVAEALDDYSTIGIDCIAMNVNDLIATGVTPVAFVDYLAVDTPDDDTSEAVGEGLSAGAERAEIALVGGETAVMPDVIKGLDLAGACAGLATEGELFDGEAQTGDALVGLPSSGIHSNGLTLAREAATLNHEYTDPFPYDDRTVGEALLEPTRIYREVLEPLHAVETHAAAHVTGGGWTNLSRMGEFRYDIDDPFEVQPVFEFVQEEGDVSDEEMHRTFNMGTGFVAALPEDDADAVVNELDDARIIGSVESGDSVEIRGLEL; encoded by the coding sequence ATGACCGACGAGAACGACGAGGGACTCACTTACGCGGATACGGGCGTCGACATCGACGCGAGCGAGGCCGCTACTGCGGCACTCATCGGTGCCGTCGGCGAGTTCGAGGGCGACTATGCCGGCTTGGTCGACATCGGCGACCGGTATCTCGCCCTTGCGACGGACGGCGTCGGGACGAAACTGCTCGTCGCCGAGGCGCTCGACGACTACTCGACAATCGGCATCGACTGCATCGCGATGAACGTCAACGACCTCATCGCGACGGGAGTGACGCCCGTCGCGTTCGTCGACTACCTTGCAGTCGACACTCCCGATGACGACACCTCCGAGGCGGTCGGCGAGGGGCTCTCGGCGGGTGCGGAACGCGCCGAAATCGCTCTCGTCGGTGGCGAGACGGCCGTGATGCCCGACGTCATCAAGGGATTGGACCTTGCCGGCGCCTGCGCTGGACTGGCGACCGAGGGGGAACTGTTCGACGGTGAGGCACAGACCGGTGACGCCCTCGTCGGACTTCCGTCCTCGGGGATTCATTCCAACGGGCTGACGCTGGCACGGGAAGCAGCGACGCTGAACCACGAGTACACCGACCCGTTCCCCTACGATGACCGAACTGTCGGCGAGGCGTTGCTCGAACCGACGCGTATCTATCGGGAGGTGCTCGAACCGCTCCACGCCGTCGAGACACACGCGGCAGCCCACGTCACGGGAGGCGGATGGACGAACCTCTCACGGATGGGCGAGTTCCGCTACGACATCGACGACCCCTTCGAGGTCCAGCCGGTCTTCGAGTTCGTTCAGGAGGAAGGAGACGTGAGCGACGAGGAGATGCACCGAACGTTCAATATGGGAACCGGCTTCGTCGCGGCGTTGCCCGAAGACGACGCCGACGCAGTCGTCAACGAACTCGACGATGCACGGATCATCGGCAGCGTCGAATCCGGGGATAGCGTCGAGATTCGCGGTCTGGAGTTGTAG
- a CDS encoding DUF555 domain-containing protein, producing MSNYLVAMEAAWLVRDVEEIDDAIGVAVSEAGKRLNSEEMDYVEVEVGATPCPACGEAFDSAFIAADTALVGLLLEMKVFNADSKQHASRIAKSEVGGALRDVPLKVIEVFETDDADDDN from the coding sequence ATGAGCAACTACCTCGTCGCGATGGAGGCCGCGTGGCTGGTGCGTGATGTCGAGGAGATAGACGACGCCATCGGGGTGGCCGTCAGCGAAGCCGGCAAACGGCTCAACAGCGAAGAGATGGATTACGTCGAAGTCGAGGTCGGAGCGACGCCCTGTCCGGCCTGTGGCGAGGCGTTCGACTCGGCCTTCATCGCCGCCGACACCGCGTTGGTCGGGCTCTTACTCGAAATGAAAGTGTTCAACGCCGACAGCAAACAGCACGCCTCCCGCATCGCGAAGAGCGAAGTCGGCGGCGCGCTCCGAGACGTTCCGCTGAAAGTCATCGAAGTATTCGAAACCGACGACGCAGACGACGACAACTAG
- a CDS encoding YbhB/YbcL family Raf kinase inhibitor-like protein: MRRRELLAGLPAVGLSAVAGCTVGGEPPEPDDLTLSAPAFDEGRIPKRFTCDGEDVSPPLVVEGVPDGSESLAIVGEWLRSYGSATIWLLWNLPVEGRLELPADIPNGPRVEVVDGARQGTNDEGFVGYRSPCHETPGQNEYRFNVYALDEPLSIEGGADRDVFDEALEGAVRSSTTLTAVYERF; the protein is encoded by the coding sequence ATGCGACGGCGCGAGTTACTGGCGGGACTTCCGGCAGTCGGGCTTTCGGCGGTCGCCGGCTGTACCGTCGGTGGTGAACCCCCCGAACCGGACGACCTGACGCTGTCCGCTCCGGCCTTCGATGAGGGACGGATACCCAAGCGGTTCACCTGCGATGGTGAGGACGTCTCGCCGCCGCTGGTCGTCGAGGGCGTTCCGGACGGCTCTGAATCGCTCGCCATCGTCGGCGAGTGGCTCCGCAGTTACGGTTCCGCCACAATCTGGCTGCTGTGGAACCTCCCGGTAGAGGGCCGGCTGGAACTCCCGGCGGACATCCCCAACGGTCCGCGCGTCGAGGTGGTCGATGGGGCCAGACAGGGAACCAACGACGAGGGGTTCGTCGGCTACCGCTCGCCGTGTCACGAAACACCGGGTCAAAACGAGTACCGGTTCAACGTCTACGCCCTGGATGAACCGCTCTCCATCGAGGGCGGCGCCGACCGCGACGTCTTCGATGAGGCCCTCGAAGGAGCAGTTCGCTCCAGTACGACTCTCACCGCGGTTTACGAGCGGTTCTAG
- a CDS encoding CBS domain-containing protein: protein MGTDLPTPADLRERRTSLELTQSELADRADVSQPLIARIEGGDVDPRLSTLRRIVGALDEAESAVMHADDIMHEGVISVAPDDSVREAIDLMVKEGYSQLPVVRDGRPQGIISNSDIRQLDDENAGELPVADVMREAITTVEPDATLDEVNAHLNHQDAVMVVRDGQLEGIITEADVAAHMS, encoded by the coding sequence ATGGGAACCGACCTGCCGACGCCGGCGGACCTCCGTGAGCGGCGGACGAGTCTGGAGTTGACCCAGAGCGAACTGGCCGACCGCGCGGACGTGTCACAGCCGCTCATCGCACGCATCGAGGGAGGCGACGTCGACCCGCGACTCTCGACGCTCCGGCGCATCGTGGGGGCGCTCGACGAGGCCGAAAGCGCGGTGATGCACGCCGACGACATCATGCACGAAGGCGTCATCAGCGTCGCACCGGACGACAGCGTCCGCGAGGCTATCGACCTGATGGTGAAGGAAGGTTACTCACAACTCCCAGTCGTCCGGGACGGCCGACCGCAGGGAATCATCTCGAACTCGGATATCAGGCAACTGGACGACGAAAACGCCGGCGAACTCCCCGTCGCAGACGTGATGCGAGAGGCGATTACGACGGTCGAACCCGATGCCACCCTCGACGAGGTCAACGCCCACCTCAACCACCAGGACGCCGTAATGGTCGTCAGAGACGGGCAACTGGAGGGTATCATCACCGAGGCCGACGTCGCGGCCCACATGTCCTAG
- a CDS encoding sensor histidine kinase → MSYTYRETVVRTTPVVLIGGLGVTLLVAAALYLWQHQPTVPSTAVVIGFVFALVVVASGALLYASLRLARTQLDTQKRWWASLWTLLGFAGIVAVVALAQGWRSLHQSMNPTVMLGELLLAGTAGSVAGLLIGVSTVDSMTSDEAAERQRDGLVFVNRLLRHNVRNSIQVIQSYADLVENETADDTVARHSELIADRARHLNTVIDEAQTLTESLSGGLYLTSTDISATLRCVVEARAEASPDATFRTDIEDGLSVRADSLIDTIFENLLSNAVEHHDGTPTVTVTAERAVGEVVVRIADDGPSIPPEKRESYFQPGTRTPDSDGEGFGLYLVRTLVSRYNGEVTIEDNEPRGTVVTVRLPAA, encoded by the coding sequence GTGAGCTACACGTATCGGGAGACTGTCGTCAGGACGACCCCGGTCGTGCTTATCGGTGGGTTGGGGGTGACGCTGCTCGTCGCAGCCGCACTCTACCTGTGGCAGCATCAACCCACCGTCCCCTCGACGGCAGTCGTCATCGGGTTCGTCTTCGCGCTCGTCGTCGTCGCTTCCGGAGCACTTCTCTATGCGAGCCTGCGGCTCGCCCGAACCCAACTCGATACGCAAAAGCGGTGGTGGGCCAGTCTCTGGACGCTGCTCGGGTTCGCCGGCATCGTCGCCGTCGTCGCCCTCGCCCAGGGGTGGCGGTCGCTGCATCAGTCGATGAATCCGACGGTGATGTTGGGCGAGTTGTTGCTCGCAGGGACGGCCGGGTCGGTTGCCGGCTTGCTCATCGGCGTTTCGACCGTCGATTCGATGACCTCAGACGAGGCAGCCGAACGCCAGCGTGACGGACTCGTGTTCGTCAACCGACTGCTGCGACATAACGTCCGAAACAGCATTCAAGTCATCCAGTCGTACGCCGACCTCGTCGAGAACGAAACCGCCGACGACACCGTCGCCCGCCACTCGGAACTCATTGCCGACCGGGCACGCCACCTCAACACGGTCATTGACGAAGCACAGACGCTGACCGAATCGCTCTCCGGAGGGTTGTACCTCACGTCGACGGACATTTCGGCGACCTTGCGATGCGTCGTTGAGGCGAGAGCAGAGGCGTCGCCGGATGCGACGTTTCGAACCGACATCGAGGACGGACTGTCGGTTCGCGCCGATAGCCTTATCGATACGATATTCGAGAACCTGCTGTCGAATGCGGTCGAGCACCACGACGGAACCCCGACGGTGACGGTGACTGCAGAGCGCGCCGTCGGTGAAGTCGTCGTGCGAATCGCGGACGACGGGCCGAGCATTCCGCCGGAGAAACGGGAGAGTTACTTCCAGCCTGGAACCCGAACTCCGGACAGCGACGGCGAGGGGTTTGGGCTGTATCTCGTCAGGACTCTGGTCTCCCGATACAACGGCGAGGTGACCATAGAGGACAACGAGCCACGTGGCACTGTCGTGACTGTTCGACTCCCAGCGGCGTGA
- a CDS encoding MBL fold metallo-hydrolase yields MLEHEGLELEWLGYATLRLEAVGTVVYLDPGRYGVLDGYDGGDGNLVCVSHDHHYDTDAIRRVADNAATVVVFEGINTHRIDRNVERPADLPYEVRDVDAESDIAVGDAIIRTTAAYNDPDGSHVRPSGEPYHPKGRGCGFHVTLDGVSVYWPGDTDVLAGHEHLDVDVFCPPIGGTFTMDRHEAADLAEAMDPELVVPIHYDTFPEIETDAEAFAADLRERGVAVELDG; encoded by the coding sequence ATGCTCGAACACGAGGGGTTGGAACTCGAATGGCTCGGCTATGCGACGCTCCGACTCGAAGCCGTCGGAACCGTCGTGTATCTCGACCCCGGTCGCTACGGCGTCCTTGACGGCTACGACGGCGGCGACGGGAATCTCGTCTGCGTGTCCCACGACCACCACTACGACACCGACGCGATTCGCCGTGTCGCCGACAACGCCGCCACAGTCGTCGTTTTCGAGGGCATCAACACCCACCGAATCGACCGCAACGTAGAGCGGCCCGCGGACCTCCCCTACGAGGTTCGGGATGTCGACGCCGAATCCGACATCGCCGTCGGTGACGCCATCATCAGGACCACGGCGGCGTACAACGACCCCGACGGCTCACACGTCAGACCCTCCGGTGAGCCGTATCATCCGAAAGGCCGCGGCTGTGGCTTTCACGTCACGCTGGACGGCGTTTCGGTCTACTGGCCCGGCGACACCGACGTACTGGCGGGCCACGAACACCTCGACGTGGACGTGTTCTGTCCGCCAATCGGCGGGACGTTCACGATGGACCGCCACGAGGCGGCCGACCTCGCCGAGGCGATGGACCCCGAACTGGTCGTCCCGATTCACTACGACACGTTCCCCGAAATCGAAACCGACGCCGAAGCCTTCGCCGCGGACCTCCGCGAGCGGGGGGTCGCCGTTGAACTCGACGGTTAG
- a CDS encoding acyl-CoA thioesterase — MPDLLDTLIENRWIVQPNHANNLDTAHGGNVMKWMDEAGAMSAMHFSGETCVTAHMDEVNFKRPIEVGDVALVKSYVYRAGTSSIHIRTRVFRENPGRDPTELTTESYMVFVAIDENRTPMTVPELTVSSERGEELLEEALDDAPR; from the coding sequence ATGCCGGACCTACTGGATACGCTCATCGAAAACAGGTGGATAGTCCAACCGAACCACGCGAACAACCTCGACACCGCCCATGGGGGGAACGTGATGAAGTGGATGGACGAAGCCGGTGCGATGAGCGCGATGCACTTCTCCGGGGAGACCTGCGTGACGGCCCACATGGACGAAGTGAATTTCAAGCGGCCAATCGAGGTCGGCGACGTCGCGCTCGTCAAGTCCTACGTCTACCGGGCGGGAACGAGCAGCATTCACATCAGAACTCGTGTGTTCCGGGAGAACCCCGGGCGGGACCCGACCGAACTCACCACCGAGTCCTACATGGTGTTCGTGGCGATAGACGAGAATCGAACGCCCATGACGGTGCCCGAACTGACCGTCTCCTCGGAGCGGGGCGAGGAACTTCTGGAGGAAGCGCTCGACGACGCACCCCGCTAG
- the psmB gene encoding archaeal proteasome endopeptidase complex subunit beta: protein MRQPDTSLPRTGQDHTLSPYEPELGEVPSNDLSADDLEGVNKTGTTTIGITTSEGVVIATDMRASLGGRFVSNKDVQKVEQIHPTAALTLVGSVGGAQSFIRSLRAEVNLYEARRGEDISIEALATLAGNFARGGPFFAINPILGGVDDDGHHVYSIDPAGGVMADDYTITGSGMTVAYGTLEREYEEGMSNEEAKRVAASGIKSAVERDTGSGNGVFLATVTEEGVDIKGHKDFDDVL, encoded by the coding sequence ATGCGACAACCAGACACCTCCCTGCCCCGCACCGGTCAGGACCACACCCTCTCGCCGTACGAACCCGAACTCGGCGAGGTGCCGTCGAACGACCTCTCCGCGGACGATTTGGAGGGCGTCAACAAGACGGGAACGACCACCATCGGCATCACGACATCCGAAGGCGTCGTCATCGCGACCGACATGCGCGCCTCCCTCGGCGGCCGATTCGTCTCCAACAAGGACGTCCAGAAGGTCGAGCAGATTCACCCGACCGCTGCCCTGACGCTCGTCGGCTCGGTCGGCGGCGCCCAGTCCTTTATCCGCTCGCTCCGAGCGGAAGTCAACCTCTATGAGGCCCGTCGCGGCGAGGACATCTCCATCGAGGCTTTGGCCACTCTCGCGGGGAACTTCGCCCGTGGCGGCCCGTTCTTCGCCATCAATCCCATTCTGGGCGGCGTCGACGACGACGGCCACCACGTCTACTCCATTGACCCCGCAGGCGGCGTGATGGCCGACGACTACACCATCACCGGCTCCGGGATGACCGTCGCCTACGGGACCCTCGAACGCGAGTACGAGGAGGGAATGAGCAACGAAGAGGCAAAGCGCGTCGCCGCCTCGGGTATCAAGTCCGCCGTCGAGCGCGACACCGGCTCCGGCAACGGCGTCTTCCTCGCCACCGTCACCGAGGAGGGTGTCGACATCAAGGGCCACAAGGACTTCGACGACGTACTGTAA
- a CDS encoding HEWD family protein, whose product MTDEIVPPTERQCELCGRTDRWDADTQNWVIAVEDGERQVGNKHCIHEWDINGRYNPIEGKPNVDADA is encoded by the coding sequence ATGACGGACGAAATCGTTCCCCCGACGGAGCGCCAGTGTGAGTTGTGCGGCCGGACCGACCGTTGGGACGCCGACACGCAGAACTGGGTCATCGCCGTCGAGGACGGCGAGCGACAGGTCGGCAACAAACACTGCATTCACGAGTGGGACATCAACGGTCGGTACAACCCCATAGAGGGCAAGCCGAACGTCGACGCCGACGCCTGA
- a CDS encoding metalloprotease, which yields MSGLTLADVRFYPDEIRDLAIAWGALGLAFTLFIFVSTGRQVFPDIAGAVTSPLFVRVFALSVLTVGVGFLLHELAHKVVAVRFGQIAAFKADYAMLALCVGAAFAGFLFAAPGAVYHRGRITERQNGLVSVAGPLTNVVLVAVFLPLVFFGGFVGELGQLGVTINAVLAAFNMIPFGPLDGKKVVSWSKAVFAVVFAGTVLLAVGAFLFVGFPY from the coding sequence ATGAGCGGCCTCACGCTCGCGGACGTTCGGTTCTACCCGGACGAAATCCGGGATTTGGCGATTGCGTGGGGCGCATTGGGACTGGCGTTTACGCTGTTCATCTTCGTTTCGACCGGGCGGCAGGTGTTCCCCGACATCGCGGGTGCCGTCACGTCGCCGCTTTTCGTTCGCGTGTTCGCTCTCAGCGTGCTGACCGTCGGGGTCGGATTTCTCCTCCACGAGTTGGCCCACAAGGTCGTCGCGGTCAGGTTCGGCCAAATTGCGGCGTTCAAAGCCGACTACGCCATGCTCGCGCTGTGTGTCGGAGCCGCCTTCGCCGGATTCCTCTTCGCCGCACCGGGAGCGGTGTATCACCGTGGACGAATCACCGAACGCCAGAACGGACTGGTCTCGGTTGCCGGCCCGCTGACGAACGTCGTACTCGTCGCCGTGTTCCTCCCGTTGGTCTTTTTCGGCGGGTTTGTCGGCGAACTCGGGCAGTTGGGTGTCACGATAAACGCCGTCCTCGCGGCGTTCAATATGATTCCGTTCGGACCCCTAGATGGCAAAAAGGTGGTCTCGTGGAGCAAAGCCGTCTTCGCGGTCGTCTTCGCCGGCACCGTTTTGCTCGCCGTCGGTGCGTTCCTCTTCGTCGGCTTCCCGTACTGA
- the cutA gene encoding divalent-cation tolerance protein CutA yields MPTVYITAPPEAATELAEALVEERLAACVNRFDCRSTFRWDGDVVSEEEVVLLAKTTDDAYDRLASRIEELHPYDVPCIERFDEEALWPSFGEWVAESVDSEK; encoded by the coding sequence ATGCCGACGGTTTACATCACGGCTCCGCCGGAGGCCGCCACCGAACTGGCCGAGGCGCTCGTCGAAGAACGCCTCGCAGCGTGTGTCAACCGATTCGACTGCCGCTCGACGTTCCGCTGGGATGGGGATGTCGTCTCCGAGGAGGAAGTCGTCCTCCTCGCGAAGACGACCGACGACGCCTACGACCGACTGGCGTCCCGCATCGAGGAACTGCACCCCTACGACGTTCCCTGCATCGAGCGGTTCGACGAGGAAGCCCTCTGGCCCTCGTTCGGTGAGTGGGTCGCCGAAAGCGTCGATTCGGAAAAATAA
- a CDS encoding universal stress protein yields the protein MNMRVVVPYDGSEQARKALDHAVERYGDGEIVLLYVQDFVAAGYEASPGAALPGYWKEWYEDAQAEAEQLFEEAQARVDIDLETESAVGRPERAIVEYVEDNAVDAVVIGSHGRSGVSRVLLGSVAETVVRRSPVPVTVVR from the coding sequence CTGAACATGCGTGTCGTAGTCCCATACGACGGCTCCGAGCAGGCTCGCAAGGCGCTCGACCACGCGGTCGAGCGCTACGGCGACGGCGAAATCGTCCTCCTGTACGTTCAGGACTTCGTCGCGGCGGGGTACGAGGCCTCACCCGGAGCGGCACTGCCGGGCTACTGGAAGGAGTGGTACGAGGACGCCCAAGCCGAAGCCGAACAGTTGTTCGAAGAAGCCCAAGCACGCGTCGACATCGACCTTGAGACCGAATCCGCCGTCGGCCGCCCGGAGCGGGCAATCGTCGAGTACGTCGAGGACAACGCCGTCGACGCCGTCGTCATCGGAAGTCACGGCCGCAGCGGCGTCTCCCGGGTTCTTCTCGGCAGCGTCGCGGAGACGGTTGTCCGGCGGTCGCCAGTTCCCGTTACCGTCGTTCGCTAG
- the ligA gene encoding ATP-dependent DNA ligase LigA has product MEFAAFADRAAEMEAEPADLETVTLVAELFAETGDELDTVARFVQGRVFPAHDGTKLDIGPSLCYAALAKAAGTNVSVADIEDRLAEVGEIGAVAETLDLGGQQGLSAFGAGGGDTLIVSEVDDQLRSLAAAEGSGSTDTKLDTLFGLFNRADDLEARFLARLVLGEMRIGVGEGTVRDAIADGFEVPVEAVARAIQVSNDCGLVAETAREDGKAGLEDVHLQVGRPVKAMLAQAGTAVDALDEWERAAVETKFDGARVQVHHDGETTRLFSRNLEDVTDSLPEVVESVDQQLDVPAILDGEVVAVDEAGEPLPFQEVLRRFRRKHDVAATRESVAVELHAFDCLHANGDDLLDTSLVERHDRLCGLLSTGVSELVLTDDADAIAEFEAEALDDGHEGIMLKNPDSSYTPGNRGKNWLKRKPDVETLDLVVTGAEWGEGRRANLLGTFLLSARTPDGYETLGKVATGITDEELAALHDRLEPYVRSESGTEVDIEPAVVFEVGYEEIQHSPTYSSGYALRFPRFVGVREDKSPDDADSLERVERLANA; this is encoded by the coding sequence ATGGAGTTCGCCGCCTTCGCCGACCGCGCCGCCGAGATGGAAGCCGAGCCTGCGGACCTCGAAACGGTCACACTCGTGGCCGAGTTGTTCGCCGAGACCGGCGACGAACTCGACACGGTCGCTCGCTTCGTGCAGGGCCGTGTGTTCCCCGCCCACGACGGAACGAAACTCGACATCGGGCCGTCGCTGTGTTACGCGGCGCTGGCGAAGGCCGCCGGAACGAACGTTTCGGTCGCCGACATCGAGGACCGACTGGCAGAAGTCGGCGAAATCGGCGCCGTCGCCGAAACCCTCGATTTGGGCGGCCAACAGGGGCTTTCGGCGTTCGGGGCCGGTGGCGGCGATACGCTCATCGTTTCGGAGGTGGACGACCAACTCCGGTCGCTTGCGGCCGCCGAAGGGTCGGGCAGTACCGACACGAAACTCGACACGCTGTTCGGACTGTTCAACCGCGCCGACGACCTCGAAGCGCGCTTTCTCGCTCGCCTCGTGTTGGGCGAGATGCGCATCGGCGTCGGCGAGGGAACCGTCCGGGACGCCATCGCCGACGGATTCGAAGTCCCCGTCGAAGCGGTCGCACGCGCCATTCAGGTCTCCAACGACTGCGGACTCGTCGCCGAAACCGCCCGCGAAGATGGCAAGGCGGGCCTTGAGGACGTACACCTCCAAGTCGGCCGCCCCGTGAAAGCCATGCTCGCACAGGCCGGCACCGCCGTCGACGCACTGGACGAATGGGAACGAGCGGCCGTCGAGACGAAGTTCGACGGAGCGCGGGTGCAGGTCCACCACGACGGCGAGACGACGCGGCTGTTCTCCCGAAACCTCGAGGACGTGACCGACTCGCTGCCGGAGGTCGTCGAGTCCGTCGACCAACAACTGGATGTACCGGCCATCCTCGACGGCGAAGTCGTCGCCGTCGACGAGGCCGGCGAACCCCTACCCTTCCAAGAGGTCCTCCGCCGGTTCCGCCGCAAACACGACGTGGCCGCGACACGCGAGAGCGTCGCCGTGGAGTTACACGCCTTCGACTGTCTGCACGCCAACGGCGACGATTTACTAGATACCTCGCTCGTCGAGCGCCACGACCGCCTGTGTGGCCTGCTGTCGACGGGCGTCTCGGAGTTGGTCCTAACCGACGACGCAGACGCCATCGCCGAGTTCGAGGCCGAAGCTCTCGATGACGGCCACGAGGGAATCATGCTCAAGAACCCCGACTCGTCGTACACGCCGGGCAACCGCGGGAAGAACTGGCTCAAGCGAAAACCCGACGTGGAGACGCTGGACCTCGTCGTCACCGGTGCCGAGTGGGGTGAGGGGCGTCGGGCGAACCTGTTGGGAACGTTCCTGCTTTCGGCCCGAACGCCGGACGGCTACGAGACGCTCGGGAAAGTCGCGACCGGCATCACAGACGAAGAACTCGCGGCGTTACACGACCGGCTGGAGCCGTACGTTCGCTCCGAGTCGGGGACCGAGGTCGACATCGAACCGGCCGTCGTCTTCGAGGTCGGGTACGAGGAGATACAGCACTCACCGACGTACTCCTCCGGGTATGCGCTTCGATTCCCGCGGTTCGTCGGCGTCCGTGAGGACAAATCGCCCGATGATGCCGACAGTCTCGAACGCGTCGAACGGCTCGCAAACGCCTAA
- a CDS encoding TraB/GumN family protein translates to MSEDVEEGSVQVVGTAHVSEASVEEVEDVIEEERPDVVAVELDEGRYRQMKGETPDDLDAGDLLRGNTVYQFLAYWMLSYVQARLGDRLDIEPGADMKAAIDTSEGLGIDVALVDRDIQVTIQRFWARLSFLEKLKLVGSLSIGFGTPVEVGMGIGIGVGFVISILAGALAGPFVVPAGVGPGILVGIADTLLVALAVGLGLGIVLTVLLERMVPEEDIDDIDIEQMTDTDVVGAMMEEFRRFSPGGAEALIDERDAYIAHQLVALRDQGKHVVAIVGAGHREGIERYLEKPSLLPPMAELSGRTSGSRFSLYKLFGYLFTLGFLVFFVLLAIATYTGVEGASSELLFRLFAAWFLVNGVLAFGLAKLAGAHWRSAGVGGGIAWLTSVNPLLAPGWFAGYVELRYLDVNVSDISTLNEILSDEDAPIRDLWRNLRGVPLFRLIMIVALTNVGSFVGSVLFATVFLPYVFAGSGIEGADGIARLMLEAARNSVDLLTGAVA, encoded by the coding sequence ATGAGCGAAGACGTCGAGGAGGGCTCCGTCCAAGTCGTCGGGACGGCGCACGTCTCCGAGGCGAGTGTCGAAGAGGTCGAGGACGTCATCGAAGAGGAGCGACCGGATGTGGTCGCCGTCGAACTCGACGAGGGTCGGTACCGCCAGATGAAAGGCGAAACGCCCGACGACCTCGATGCCGGCGACCTGTTGCGCGGCAACACCGTCTATCAGTTCCTCGCCTACTGGATGCTCTCCTACGTGCAGGCGCGTCTCGGCGACCGTCTCGACATCGAACCCGGCGCCGACATGAAAGCCGCCATCGACACCTCAGAGGGATTGGGTATCGACGTGGCGCTCGTCGACCGGGACATCCAAGTGACGATTCAGCGCTTCTGGGCACGACTCTCGTTTCTGGAGAAACTGAAACTCGTCGGGAGCCTCTCTATCGGGTTCGGAACGCCCGTCGAAGTCGGCATGGGCATCGGCATCGGGGTCGGGTTTGTCATCTCGATACTCGCCGGCGCCCTCGCGGGGCCGTTCGTCGTGCCCGCCGGGGTTGGACCGGGCATCCTCGTGGGTATCGCGGACACGCTCCTCGTGGCATTGGCGGTCGGCCTCGGCCTCGGGATAGTGCTGACCGTCCTCCTCGAACGGATGGTCCCCGAAGAAGACATCGACGACATAGACATCGAGCAGATGACTGACACCGACGTTGTCGGTGCGATGATGGAGGAGTTCCGGCGGTTCTCTCCGGGCGGTGCGGAAGCGCTCATCGACGAGCGGGACGCCTACATTGCCCACCAACTCGTCGCGTTGCGCGACCAGGGTAAACACGTCGTCGCCATCGTCGGCGCCGGCCACCGCGAGGGAATCGAACGCTACCTCGAGAAACCGTCGCTGTTGCCGCCGATGGCGGAGTTGAGCGGCCGAACCTCCGGCAGTCGATTCTCGCTGTACAAACTGTTCGGCTACCTGTTCACGCTCGGCTTTCTGGTCTTCTTCGTCCTGCTGGCCATCGCGACGTACACGGGCGTCGAGGGCGCCTCGAGCGAACTGCTGTTCCGGCTGTTCGCGGCATGGTTCCTCGTCAACGGTGTGTTGGCGTTCGGCCTCGCCAAACTCGCTGGTGCCCACTGGCGCTCTGCGGGCGTCGGCGGCGGCATCGCGTGGCTGACGAGCGTCAACCCGTTGCTCGCACCGGGATGGTTCGCCGGCTACGTCGAACTGCGGTATCTCGACGTGAACGTCAGCGACATCTCGACGCTCAACGAAATCCTCTCAGACGAGGATGCTCCGATTCGAGACCTCTGGCGAAATCTCAGGGGTGTGCCGCTGTTCCGGCTCATCATGATAGTCGCGCTGACGAACGTCGGGAGCTTCGTCGGAAGCGTACTCTTCGCGACGGTGTTCCTGCCGTACGTGTTCGCCGGGTCGGGTATCGAGGGTGCCGACGGCATCGCTCGGCTGATGCTCGAGGCCGCTCGAAACAGCGTCGACCTGCTCACGGGGGCGGTCGCATGA